One Prunus dulcis chromosome 8, ALMONDv2, whole genome shotgun sequence DNA window includes the following coding sequences:
- the LOC117637499 gene encoding EKC/KEOPS complex subunit Tprkb: MKAFEVNGNTLSLALFTEVTNSKELLDSMQSGTLDPEVAFLNASLIPDVFPLLAAAHKTLVAKSRESLTTRTLHSELVYNYSGSKHITESLKRCGISESSTYVLAARFNASSDEIEQKAVEKLINGKEIDLEELGGRADQAQIQKHYKITSVELGISSLADAITCRIASRDAL, from the exons ATGAAGGCGTTTGAGGTCAATGGGaacactctctctcttgctctctTCACTGAAGTCACCAACtccaa GGAGCTGCTTGATTCTATGCAATCTGGGACACTAGACCCCGAAGTCGCGTTTCTGAATGCTTCACTG ATACCAGATGTTTTTCCTTTGCTTGCAGCTGCACATAAGACACTTGTAGCCAAGTCCCGAGAGTCGCTGACAACGCGCACTCTTCATTCTGAGCTTGTTTACAATTACTCAGGATCCAAGCAT ATCACAGAATCGTTGAAAAGATGTGGCATCTCTGAAAGCTCGACTTATGTGCTTGCCGCTCGTTTTAATGCTTCTTCTGATGAG ATTGAACAGAAAGCAGTAGAGAAACTAATCAATGGAAAAGAGATTGACTTGGAGGAGTTGGGAGGTAGAGCAGACCAAGCCCAAATACAAAAG caCTATAAGATAACTAGCGTGGAACTAGGGATATCTTCTCTTGCTGATGCCATTACTTGCCGGATTGCCTCTCGTGATGCCCTGTGA
- the LOC117636989 gene encoding protein CYPRO4, translating into MGTSQSREDHITDSDEYESEEEEVSEDEDQYDDAEEKPHQPSSKPKSKTLDSSIDDVDAKLKALKLKYGSPSSSSAAQNQNAVKLYLHIGGNTPKAKWVVSDKTSYSFVKTINVDGDDDYEDDVRSDREGQWVLKVGSKVRARVSTDMQLKMFGDQRRVDFVSKGVWALKFYTDEQYRRFVTEFQDYLFENVYGFKATEENKVKVYGKEFLGWAKPEAADDSAWDYDDIDQSPKSATPVRPSQDLMEEFEEAANGGVQSLTLGAMDNSFLVNDTGVQVYRNFNHGIHGKGVVAKFDSGGSSLGRSTPKKALLMRAETNMLLMSPLKEGKPQANGIQQLDIETGKIVTEWKFQKDGTDITMRDITNDTKASQLDPSESTFLGLDDNRLCQWDMRDRAGMVQNIAAANSPVLNWTQGHQFSRGTNFQCFATTGDGSIVVGSLEGKIRLYSKTSMRQAKTAFPGLGSPIAHVDVTYDGKWVLGTTDTYLVLICTLFTDKDGKTKTAFSGRAGNKIPAPRLLKLTPLDSHLAGTDNRFHGGHFSWVTENGKQERHLVATVGKFSVVWDFQQVKNSAHECYRNQQGLKSCYCYKILLKDESIVESRFMHDNFAFTDSPEAPLVVATPMKVSSISLSGKR; encoded by the exons ATGGGAACCTCTCAGAGCCGCGAGGATCACATCACCGACTCAGACGAGTACGAGtcggaagaagaagaggtttCGGAAGACGAAGACCAGTACGACGACGCCGAGGAGAAGCCGCACCAACCCTCCTCGAAGcccaaatccaaaaccctagaCTCCTCCATCGACGATGTCGACGCCAAGCTCAAAGCCCTCAAGCTCAAGTACGGCtctccttcctcttcctctgccGCGCAAAACCAGAACGCCGTCAAGCTCTATCTCCACATCGGTGGCAACACTCCCAAGGCCAAGTGGGTTGTCTCCGATAAGACCTCTTACTCTTTCGTCAAGACCATTAATGTCGACGGCGACGATGATTACGAGGACGACGTTCGATCGGACCGTGAGGGACAGTGGGTCCTGAAGGTCGGGTCCAAGGTCCGAGCTAGGGTTTCCACCGACATGCAATTGAAGATGTTTGGCGATCAGCGCCGAGTCGATTTCGTGTCCAAGGGCGTCTGGGCTTTGAAATTTTACACCGACGAGCAGTACCGGAGGTTCGTGACGGAGTTTCAGGACTACTTGTTCGAGAACGTGTACGGATTCAAAGCCACGGAGGAGAACAAGGTCAAGGTTTACGGCAAGGAGTTTCTCGGGTGGGCCAAGCCGGAGGCAGCAGACGATTCGGCTTGGGACTATGATGATATTGATCAAAGCCCTAAGTCGGCTACGCCGGTCCGGCCCAGCCAGGACTTGATGGAGGAGTTCGAGGAGGCAGCCAATGGAGGTGTCCAGAGCTTAACCCTTGGCGCAATGGACAATAGCTTCTTGGTGAACGACACTGGTGTTCAGGTTTATCGGAATTTCAACCATGGGATTCATGGGAAGGGCGTAGTAGCGAAATTCGATAGCGGGGGCTCGAGTTTAGGGAGATCGACGCCCAAGAAGGCTCTGTTAATGAGGGCCGAGACTAATATGCTGCTTATGAGTCCATTGAAGGAAGGGAAGCCTCAAGCTAATGGGATTCAACAGCTTGATATTGAGACCGGCAAGATTGTCACTGAATGGAAGTTTCAAAAGGATGGAACAGATATTACAATGAGGGATATTACTAATGACACTAAAGCGTCGCAATTGGATCCTTCGGAATCAACCTTTTTAGGTTTGGATGATAACAGGCTTTGTCAGTGGGATATGCGTGATCGGGCAGGAATGGTTCAGAACATTGCTGCCGCTAATTCGCCCGTGCTGAATTGGACTCAGGGGCATCAGTTTTCTCGAGGGACCAATTTTCAGTGCTTTGCTACCACTGGAGATGGGTCTATTGTTGTTGGATCTCTGGAAGGGAAGATAAGGCTGTATTCCAAGACCTCCATGAGGCAGGCAAAGACTGCGTTTCCGGGGCTGGGTTCCCCCATTGCCCATGTTGATGTAACGTATGATGGGAAGTGGGTGTTAGGCACAACTGATACTTATTTGGTTCTTATATGCACTCTCTTCACTGACAAAGATGGAAAGACCAAGACTGCATTTAGTGGTAGAGCTGGAAACAAGATACCAGCTCCCAGGCTGTTGAAGCTCACCCCTTTGGACTCGCATTTGGCAGGCACAGACAATAGATTTCACGGTGGCCATTTCTCATGG GTCACTGAAAATGGTAAACAAGAGCGTCACCTAGTTGCAACAGTGGGAAAGTTCAGCGTGGTATGGGACTTTCAGCAGGTGAAGAACAGTGCCCATGAATGCTACAGGAATCAGCAAGGTCTTAAGAGTTGTTACTGTTACAAGATTCTGTTGAAGGATGAGTCCATCGTGGAGAGTCGTTTCATGCACGACAACTTTGCTTTTACAGACTCCCCGGAAGCTCCACTGGTGGTGGCAACCCCCATGAAAGTCAGCTCAATCAGTCTCTCTGGCAAGAGATGA
- the LOC117638155 gene encoding probable F-box protein At4g22030 — protein sequence MASLQTSTLIFSSSFSSSCCSSSRRSNTNAAIHVPKLPRVRFTVPKTATKLVLEGLQLREPKHILDNDSYNNHSAIPATPTAATTQLYAILEAVADRVEMHNNIREWRDNWNTLLLNSINMITLSASLMAGIAGTAAGAGVSVSALNISSTLLFSAASGMLLVMNKFQPSQLAEEQRNATRLFKQLQIQIQTMLALHEPTEQDVKDTMEKVLALDKAYPLPLLGAMLEKFPKKFEPAVWWPKNIQSQKPSKPNSQMGKINGWSAELEEEMREIIEVVKTKDIEDYERLGSLVLKINKILAISGPLLTGAAAIGSAFVGQGSASAIVAVAAGSLASAVNAFQHGGQIGMVFEMYRNCAGFFNKLEDTIQATLEEQDLEKRENGELFEMKVAMQLGRSSYQLRELASKSASSRLEGISIDEFGCKLF from the coding sequence ATGGCGTCCTTGCAAACTTCaactctcattttctcttcttctttttcttcttcatgctGTTCTTCTTCAAGGAGATCAAATACCAATGCTGCTATCCATGTCCCCAAGCTCCCAAGAGTCCGCTTCACAGTCCCAAAAACAGCAACGAAGCTGGTGCTTGAGGGACTTCAATTGAGGGAACCAAAACATATCCTTGATAATGATTCATACAATAACCATTCTGCCATTCCAGCAACTCCTACAGCTGCTACAACTCAGCTCTATGCAATCTTAGAAGCCGTAGCAGACAGAGTTGAGATGCACAACAACATTCGCGAGTGGCGCGACAACTGGAACACGCTTCTTCTCAACTCCATCAACATGATCACTCTCTCAGCTTCACTCATGGCTGGAATTGCAGGCACTGCAGCGGGTGCTGGAGTGTCCGTTTCGGCCTTGAACATCTCCTCCACTCTTTTGTTCTCTGCAGCCTCCGGAATGCTTCTTGTGATGAACAAGTTCCAGCCTTCGCAGCTCGCTGAGGAACAGCGCAATGCCACAAGATTGTTCAAGCAGCTCCAGATCCAAATCCAAACCATGCTTGCTCTTCATGAACCTACTGAACAAGATGTGAAGGACACTATGGAGAAGGTCTTGGCACTTGACAAAGCTTACCCACTTCCTTTGCTTGGAGCCATGCTTGAAAAGTTCCCTAAAAAATTTGAGCCAGCTGTTTGGTGGCCTAAAAATATTCAATCTCAAAAGCCAAGCAAACCCAACTCCCAGATGGGAAAGATTAATGGGTGGAGTGCTGAACTTGAAGAGGAAATGAGGGAAATTATTGAAGTGGTGAAGACGAAAGACATAGAAGACTATGAGAGACTGGGGAGCTTGGTGTTGAAGATCAACAAGATTTTGGCAATCTCAGGCCCTTTGCTAACTGGGGCTGCAGCCATTGGCTCTGCTTTTGTGGGCCAGGGCTCAGCTAGTGCCATAGTGGCAGTGGCTGCAGGGTCATTGGCTAGCGCAGTTAATGCTTTTCAGCATGGTGGGCAAATTGGGATGGTGTTTGAGATGTATAGGAACTGCGCTGGCTTCTTCAACAAATTGGAGGATACAATTCAAGCCACACTTGAAGAACAAGATttggagaaaagagaaaatggggaGTTGTTTGAAATGAAGGTTGCTATGCAACTGGGAAGAAGTTCATATCAGCTTAGAGAACTTGCATCAAAATCAGCTTCATCTCGTCTGGAGGGAATATCCATAGATGAATTTGGTTGCAAGCTTTTTTAA